The following are from one region of the Actinopolyspora halophila DSM 43834 genome:
- a CDS encoding YigZ family protein, which translates to MRTIRDAGSAELVEKKSRFLCLLERVESEKEAREFIGRCRKQHPDARHHCYAYVLGDSGESQKSNDDGEPSGTAGVPILEVLRRNELTNTVAVVVRHFGGVLLGSGGLIRAYGTAVTTALEAVGTVRRLRARTVLVAVEHSLAGKLDHELRAAGHVPTEIRYGQRAEFDVPIAEGSLDEFRQWATESTGGAAEIAVGDVVFVEVE; encoded by the coding sequence ATGCGCACCATTCGAGACGCGGGATCCGCCGAGCTCGTGGAGAAGAAGTCGCGCTTTCTGTGCCTGCTCGAACGCGTCGAATCCGAGAAGGAGGCCCGGGAGTTCATCGGGCGATGCCGCAAACAGCACCCGGACGCCCGGCACCACTGCTACGCGTACGTGCTCGGCGACTCGGGCGAGAGCCAGAAGTCCAATGACGACGGCGAGCCCTCGGGAACCGCGGGCGTCCCCATCCTGGAGGTGCTCCGCCGCAACGAGCTGACCAACACGGTCGCGGTGGTGGTGCGGCACTTCGGCGGAGTGCTGCTCGGGTCCGGCGGTCTGATCAGGGCGTACGGCACCGCCGTCACCACGGCGCTGGAAGCGGTGGGAACGGTGCGCCGCCTGCGTGCCCGGACCGTGCTCGTCGCGGTGGAGCACTCGCTGGCGGGAAAACTGGATCACGAGCTGCGCGCCGCCGGGCACGTGCCCACCGAGATCCGCTACGGACAGCGCGCCGAGTTCGACGTGCCGATCGCCGAGGGCTCGCTCGACGAGTTCCGGCAGTGGGCCACCGAGAGCACCGGGGGCGCCGCGGAGATCGCCGTGGGGGACGTCGTCTTCGTCGAGGTCGAGTGA
- a CDS encoding MFS transporter gives MPVALLALAIAAFGIGTTEFVMMGLLPEVATDMDVTISAAGGYISLYALGVVVGAPLLTVAGMRVRRKTMLLSMLGLFIVGNLLSAFAPTHLSLLGARFIAGLPHGTFFGIGAVVAASLVSRDKRGRAISMMFVGLTVANIIGVPLGTLLGQAINWRWTFGFVALIGAAALIAVGALVPRQAKPTEASLRGEMTAFKRPQVWLAFAVVVFGFGAMFSFYSYIKPLLIQVSGYTPVGATVLLALFGTGMTLGTVIGGRLADHSPMRTLYGFLTALAIVLMMFTFTAESTVLVAANVFLVGLTGFAAIPSIQARILDQAKEAPSLGSASIQSTFNIANSLGAYLGGLVIAAGFGLIAPSWVGAILALVGLAFAVLSGRLDRVGRAGGTTATTEVHGRHTAPARGGAEPVDAGRGPGDRTG, from the coding sequence TTGCCTGTTGCCCTGCTGGCATTAGCCATCGCGGCGTTCGGGATCGGCACCACCGAGTTCGTCATGATGGGGCTGCTTCCCGAAGTGGCCACCGACATGGACGTGACGATCTCCGCCGCGGGTGGATACATCTCGCTGTACGCGCTCGGGGTCGTCGTCGGCGCACCGTTGCTCACCGTCGCGGGGATGCGCGTGCGCAGGAAGACCATGCTGCTGAGCATGCTGGGATTGTTCATCGTGGGCAACCTGCTGTCCGCCTTCGCCCCCACCCACCTCTCGCTGCTGGGCGCGCGGTTCATCGCCGGGCTGCCGCACGGAACGTTCTTCGGCATCGGCGCCGTGGTCGCCGCTAGCCTCGTCAGCAGGGACAAGCGCGGGCGGGCCATCTCGATGATGTTCGTCGGTCTCACCGTGGCCAACATCATCGGCGTGCCGCTGGGCACCCTGCTGGGACAGGCCATCAACTGGCGCTGGACCTTCGGCTTCGTCGCGCTGATCGGGGCCGCGGCGCTGATCGCGGTCGGCGCGCTGGTGCCGCGCCAGGCCAAGCCGACCGAGGCCAGCCTGCGCGGCGAGATGACCGCGTTCAAGCGCCCGCAGGTGTGGCTGGCCTTCGCGGTCGTGGTGTTCGGCTTCGGCGCGATGTTCTCCTTCTACAGCTACATCAAGCCGCTGCTGATCCAGGTGAGCGGCTACACCCCTGTGGGGGCGACCGTGCTGCTCGCCCTGTTCGGAACCGGTATGACGCTGGGGACCGTGATCGGCGGCAGGTTGGCCGACCACTCCCCGATGCGGACGCTGTACGGCTTCCTGACCGCGCTGGCGATCGTGCTGATGATGTTCACCTTCACCGCGGAGAGCACGGTCCTCGTCGCGGCCAACGTCTTCCTCGTCGGCCTGACCGGTTTCGCCGCGATACCGAGCATCCAGGCACGGATCCTGGACCAGGCCAAGGAGGCTCCGTCCCTGGGTTCGGCGAGCATCCAGTCCACCTTCAACATCGCCAACTCGCTCGGCGCCTACCTCGGCGGGCTGGTCATCGCCGCCGGCTTCGGGCTCATCGCCCCGAGCTGGGTCGGCGCGATACTCGCGCTCGTGGGGCTGGCCTTCGCGGTGCTGTCCGGCAGGCTGGACCGGGTGGGCCGTGCCGGGGGCACCACCGCCACGACGGAGGTGCACGGCAGGCACACCGCTCCCGCCCGGGGCGGTGCGGAACCGGTGGACGCGGGGCGCGGTCCCGGTGACCGGACCGGCTGA
- a CDS encoding sporulation protein, translating to MFKRMLQAVGIGGPSVDTVLQEGGCLPGGGVSGEVRIGGASGSTRIQRIDLVLIAQVETADDQQGVLEFRRLTVAEDFQLEAEQHTNIPFELPLPWETPITALRGQPLPGMRVGVRTEVAVARAVDTGDMDPLHVEPLPCQLPAIEALFGMGAQLKSADVEHGTLNGIAQEFPFYQELEFFTPPEFSGRINEIELTFVTRADSVDVVLEADRRGGLFTSGGDALGRIHRSHEEAVRTDWTSEIRGWLEAVAQSAGGFFGGGHDSHGKHEHSGHSGGSGIGGMVAAGAAGVAAGAVGGMMLDEVFEGDEEEGDEE from the coding sequence ATGTTCAAACGAATGCTGCAAGCGGTCGGCATCGGTGGCCCCTCGGTGGACACCGTCCTACAGGAGGGAGGCTGCCTCCCCGGAGGTGGCGTTTCCGGTGAGGTGCGCATCGGAGGGGCCAGCGGCAGCACCCGGATACAGCGGATCGACCTGGTCCTGATCGCCCAGGTCGAAACCGCCGACGATCAGCAAGGAGTGCTGGAGTTCCGGCGGTTGACGGTGGCGGAGGACTTCCAGCTGGAAGCCGAGCAGCACACGAACATCCCGTTCGAGCTCCCCCTGCCCTGGGAGACGCCGATAACAGCGCTGCGGGGACAACCGCTGCCCGGGATGCGCGTGGGAGTGCGCACCGAGGTCGCGGTCGCACGCGCGGTCGACACCGGCGATATGGACCCGCTGCACGTGGAACCGCTGCCCTGCCAGCTCCCCGCGATCGAAGCGCTGTTCGGCATGGGGGCCCAGCTGAAAAGCGCCGACGTGGAGCACGGCACGCTCAACGGGATCGCCCAGGAGTTCCCCTTCTACCAGGAACTCGAGTTCTTCACCCCGCCGGAGTTCTCCGGTCGGATCAACGAGATCGAGCTGACCTTCGTCACCCGCGCCGACAGCGTCGACGTCGTGCTGGAGGCCGATCGGCGCGGTGGGTTGTTCACCTCGGGCGGTGACGCACTCGGCAGGATCCACCGTTCCCACGAGGAAGCGGTGCGCACCGACTGGACCTCCGAGATCCGTGGATGGCTGGAGGCCGTCGCCCAGTCCGCGGGCGGTTTCTTCGGCGGGGGACACGACTCCCACGGCAAGCACGAGCACTCGGGGCACTCCGGAGGGTCCGGGATCGGAGGCATGGTCGCCGCCGGAGCCGCCGGAGTCGCGGCGGGAGCCGTCGGCGGAATGATGCTCGACGAGGTGTTCGAGGGCGACGAGGAAGAG
- a CDS encoding FAD-dependent monooxygenase, with protein sequence MRVLVIGGGVGGLAVAKGLLDKGHRVRIYEHADRLRDGGAGVTIWSNGTAALSGLGISLEGVGRQLHSLRAMTAAGRMLWEADLDEVTERLGAPTVEIPRRELLNRMAEALPSGIFRFGRRCVGVREFADHVVADFEDGSSETGDVVVGADGQRSMVRRTVLGGEPARLTGWASWQGLTYSDLPIAHGYQTLNIAGRDGHCGLIPAGDGLLHWWFDMPWSEDHPELTVSDLRAAFTGWPDPVEELLASVTDEDLGFFPHIRHQIPKVWGGPRTTLIGDAAHAMPPAVAQAANQTMEDAWLLSSALSRVEGVPEPMLRDYEQQRRPRVAKVSRTAALTSAQRRTPLQRIGKFPGWIATRSQVISLRSGSNILRGLAYPSVRVGMA encoded by the coding sequence ATGCGGGTTCTGGTCATCGGGGGAGGCGTAGGCGGACTCGCCGTGGCCAAGGGCCTGCTCGACAAGGGTCACCGGGTTCGGATCTACGAGCACGCGGACCGGCTCCGGGACGGCGGGGCCGGGGTGACCATCTGGAGCAACGGTACGGCCGCGTTGAGTGGGCTGGGGATCTCCCTCGAGGGCGTCGGTCGTCAGCTGCACAGCCTGCGTGCCATGACCGCGGCGGGCAGGATGCTCTGGGAAGCCGATCTCGACGAGGTCACGGAGCGTCTCGGTGCCCCCACGGTGGAGATTCCCCGGCGTGAGCTGCTGAACAGGATGGCGGAGGCACTGCCGAGCGGGATCTTCCGCTTCGGCAGGCGCTGCGTCGGTGTCCGTGAGTTCGCCGACCACGTCGTCGCCGATTTCGAGGACGGCAGCTCGGAGACCGGAGACGTGGTGGTCGGTGCGGACGGGCAGCGTTCGATGGTGCGGCGCACGGTTCTCGGAGGGGAACCCGCGCGGCTGACCGGCTGGGCCAGCTGGCAGGGCCTCACCTACAGCGACCTCCCGATAGCGCACGGTTACCAGACGCTGAACATCGCCGGGCGGGACGGGCACTGCGGGCTCATCCCCGCCGGGGACGGCCTGCTCCACTGGTGGTTCGACATGCCGTGGAGCGAGGACCACCCCGAGCTGACGGTTTCGGACCTGCGGGCGGCCTTCACCGGTTGGCCGGATCCGGTGGAGGAGCTGTTGGCCTCCGTCACCGACGAGGACCTCGGTTTCTTCCCGCACATCCGGCACCAGATCCCCAAGGTGTGGGGCGGGCCCCGCACCACGCTGATCGGCGACGCCGCGCACGCCATGCCGCCCGCCGTGGCCCAGGCCGCCAACCAGACCATGGAGGACGCCTGGCTGCTCTCCTCCGCGCTGTCGCGCGTGGAGGGGGTTCCGGAACCGATGTTGCGGGACTACGAGCAGCAACGTCGCCCCAGGGTGGCCAAGGTTTCCCGCACGGCAGCGCTGACCTCGGCGCAGCGGCGCACGCCGTTGCAGCGCATCGGCAAGTTCCCCGGATGGATCGCCACCCGCAGCCAGGTGATCTCGCTGCGCTCCGGCAGCAACATCCTGCGTGGTCTGGCTTATCCCTCCGTGCGCGTGGGGATGGCCTGA
- a CDS encoding zinc finger domain-containing protein, with protein METYELPELFQLVASYDKSFESLAYPKTEQQQGKADLTAESWAAALGDIPADFAKSVVVEHYRRNSTSVSTSVIHREWVEYRNQQIQKAESAEIKAKRRPSAEESLRGWERATAALLEARGQDADNAIEDIRARRTVLQVKCPVCKALPGKGCVVNTGKRIQPLSNNNSHPSRFDAAGIEQQRPTMPPRTREYREEIPGAAPMPEE; from the coding sequence ATGGAGACCTACGAGCTGCCCGAACTTTTCCAGCTCGTCGCCAGTTACGACAAGTCGTTCGAGTCCCTGGCCTATCCGAAGACGGAGCAGCAGCAGGGCAAGGCCGACCTGACGGCGGAGTCGTGGGCCGCGGCGCTCGGCGACATCCCGGCCGACTTCGCCAAGTCCGTGGTCGTCGAGCACTACCGGAGGAACTCCACCTCCGTGTCGACGAGCGTGATCCACCGGGAGTGGGTGGAGTACCGGAACCAGCAGATCCAGAAGGCGGAGAGCGCGGAGATCAAGGCGAAGCGACGCCCCTCGGCGGAGGAGTCGCTGCGCGGCTGGGAGCGAGCCACGGCGGCGTTGTTGGAGGCCAGGGGGCAGGATGCCGATAACGCGATCGAGGACATCCGGGCTCGTCGGACCGTGCTGCAGGTCAAGTGCCCCGTCTGCAAGGCCCTTCCCGGGAAGGGGTGCGTGGTCAACACGGGCAAGCGGATCCAGCCCCTGTCGAACAACAACTCCCACCCGTCCCGCTTCGACGCGGCGGGGATCGAGCAGCAGCGTCCGACCATGCCGCCGCGCACCAGGGAGTACCGGGAGGAGATCCCCGGCGCCGCACCGATGCCCGAGGAGTAG
- a CDS encoding aldo/keto reductase — protein MNQVPNITLNTGAKMPQLGFGVFQIPSDEVVAPVQTAVEAGYRSIDTAAAYGNEAGVGKAISQAGVSRDELFVTTKLWNDSQGYDNALRAFDDSLNKLGLDYVDLYLIHWPMPGQDAYVDTWKAFEKLHSEGRAKAIGVSNFHKAHLRRLFDETGIVPAVNQIELHPNLQQSELREFHTENGIVTEAWSPIGQGKGLLENSGLQTMAEKYGKTAAQVVLRWHVQLGHVAIPKSATPSRVRENLDVFDFELSADDMAAIGELETGNRVGPDPDVFGA, from the coding sequence ATGAACCAGGTTCCGAACATCACGCTCAACACAGGCGCCAAGATGCCGCAGCTGGGTTTCGGCGTTTTCCAGATCCCGTCCGACGAGGTCGTCGCGCCGGTTCAGACCGCTGTCGAGGCGGGCTACCGCAGCATCGACACCGCAGCGGCGTACGGCAACGAGGCGGGGGTCGGCAAGGCCATCTCCCAGGCCGGGGTGTCCCGTGATGAGCTGTTCGTGACCACCAAGCTGTGGAATGACAGTCAGGGTTACGACAACGCGCTGCGCGCGTTCGACGACAGCCTGAACAAACTCGGGTTGGACTACGTCGACCTGTACCTGATCCACTGGCCGATGCCCGGCCAGGACGCCTACGTGGACACCTGGAAGGCGTTCGAGAAGCTGCACTCCGAGGGCAGGGCCAAGGCCATCGGGGTTTCCAACTTCCACAAGGCCCACCTGCGCAGGCTGTTCGACGAGACCGGCATCGTGCCTGCCGTGAACCAGATCGAGCTGCACCCCAACCTGCAGCAGTCCGAGCTGCGCGAGTTCCACACCGAGAACGGCATCGTCACCGAGGCGTGGAGCCCCATCGGCCAGGGCAAGGGCCTGCTGGAGAACTCCGGGCTGCAGACGATGGCCGAGAAGTACGGCAAGACCGCCGCGCAGGTCGTGCTGCGCTGGCACGTCCAGCTGGGCCACGTGGCCATCCCCAAGTCCGCGACTCCCTCGCGGGTGCGGGAGAACCTCGACGTGTTCGACTTCGAGCTCAGCGCGGACGACATGGCCGCGATCGGCGAGCTGGAGACCGGCAACCGCGTCGGCCCGGACCCGGACGTCTTCGGAGCGTGA
- a CDS encoding MarR family winged helix-turn-helix transcriptional regulator, which produces MGKRTADEPNEPCGASADFPEGSVEPRSGIPLLLTQLGTHSAATFGERVAELGLTPPKVGVLRMISTRPGLSQQALAEALDLLPSKLVTFVDELEQDGHVTRARKSRDRRVYELNTTARGDEAVERIGGIAAELDSELTGSLTSAERDRLEELLRKVATHRGLSPNVHPGYRRMS; this is translated from the coding sequence GTGGGTAAGCGAACGGCCGACGAACCGAACGAGCCGTGCGGAGCCTCCGCGGATTTCCCGGAGGGGAGCGTGGAGCCGCGTTCCGGCATACCGCTGCTGCTGACCCAGCTCGGGACGCACTCGGCGGCGACCTTCGGCGAACGTGTCGCCGAACTGGGCCTCACCCCGCCCAAGGTGGGGGTCCTCCGGATGATCAGCACTCGCCCCGGCCTCAGTCAGCAGGCGCTCGCCGAAGCCCTCGACCTCCTGCCCAGCAAACTGGTCACCTTCGTGGACGAGCTCGAACAGGACGGCCACGTCACCCGGGCCAGGAAAAGCCGGGACCGTCGCGTCTACGAACTGAACACGACCGCGCGGGGCGACGAGGCCGTCGAACGGATCGGTGGGATCGCCGCGGAGCTGGACTCCGAGCTGACGGGGAGTCTCACGAGCGCGGAACGCGATCGGCTGGAGGAGCTGCTCCGCAAGGTCGCCACGCACCGGGGCCTCTCACCGAACGTGCATCCGGGTTACCGCAGGATGAGCTGA